One window of Anaerolineae bacterium genomic DNA carries:
- a CDS encoding AarF/ABC1/UbiB kinase family protein, with product MRANKRGPAFRRWREVQAVLLRYGFESLIEKDRIRTARQWLEKELHLRPADIEGRSAPERARLMLEELGVSYVKLGQIMASRSDLLPAEWVSELSRLQDDVAPFPYEQVRQIIVDELGAPPEELFARFEEQPLAAASIGQVHRALLPARRPVVVKIQRPGIEPQIRADLEMLRRVARLAEARTAWGRESDAVSIAEEFARSLLDELDYINEGRNAERLRHNLAALPQVHVPAIYWELTTSRVLTMERVSGIRIDDLEALDQAGIDRATLADRFIRSMFQQSLVDGFFHADPHPGNVLVNPETGDLTYIDLGMMGTLMEEQRELLGDMLVAAVQRDSREVVRIALEIGTSTGEVQEPALRRDVDRLLNRYLTTGLADIALTSTLGDVMDAISKAGIRLPSDLTLASKAMVQAEAIARKLDPELKVVEIAEAAIEQAAAHRFEARTVMTQLSRDARDAVRLARSLPRVMDRLLHQIESGAVQVHLDAPGWKDQVRHLSTIANRLTAGLVVIGMAVGSAIAMGVSPQESWSFIPVLGALGFSLSTALGGVLVWSVLRDMWRTGRQRDGG from the coding sequence GTGCGAGCCAACAAGCGAGGCCCGGCCTTTAGGCGCTGGCGTGAGGTTCAGGCTGTGCTACTGCGCTATGGCTTTGAGAGCCTGATCGAGAAAGACAGGATTAGGACGGCCAGGCAGTGGCTGGAGAAGGAGCTACATCTGCGTCCGGCCGACATCGAAGGCCGCAGCGCCCCCGAGCGGGCCCGCCTGATGCTGGAGGAGCTTGGCGTCAGCTACGTCAAGTTGGGACAGATCATGGCCAGCCGCTCCGACCTTCTGCCCGCCGAGTGGGTGAGCGAGTTATCCAGGCTGCAGGACGACGTCGCCCCCTTCCCCTACGAGCAAGTGCGCCAGATCATCGTCGACGAGTTGGGCGCGCCGCCGGAGGAGTTATTCGCCCGCTTTGAGGAACAGCCTCTGGCAGCCGCTTCCATCGGCCAGGTGCACCGAGCCCTCCTACCAGCCCGCCGGCCGGTGGTGGTGAAGATCCAGCGCCCCGGCATCGAGCCGCAGATCCGGGCCGACCTGGAGATGCTGCGCAGGGTCGCCCGCCTGGCAGAGGCGCGTACGGCCTGGGGGCGCGAGTCGGACGCGGTGAGCATAGCCGAGGAATTCGCCCGCTCCCTGCTCGATGAGCTCGACTACATCAACGAAGGGCGCAACGCCGAGCGCCTGCGACACAACCTGGCGGCGCTGCCGCAGGTGCACGTGCCCGCCATCTATTGGGAGCTGACCACCTCGCGCGTGCTGACGATGGAGCGGGTATCGGGGATCAGAATCGACGACCTCGAGGCGCTTGATCAGGCAGGGATCGATCGCGCCACTCTCGCCGACCGGTTCATCCGCAGCATGTTTCAGCAATCGCTCGTTGACGGCTTCTTCCACGCCGATCCGCACCCCGGTAATGTGCTGGTCAACCCCGAGACAGGTGACCTCACCTACATTGACCTGGGCATGATGGGGACGCTGATGGAGGAGCAGCGAGAGCTGCTGGGCGACATGCTCGTGGCCGCGGTACAGCGCGACAGCCGAGAGGTAGTCCGCATCGCGCTAGAGATCGGCACGTCCACCGGTGAAGTGCAGGAGCCGGCGCTGCGCCGGGACGTCGACCGCCTCCTGAACCGATACCTTACAACCGGGCTGGCGGATATCGCCCTGACGAGTACCTTGGGCGACGTGATGGACGCTATCAGCAAGGCCGGCATCCGTCTGCCGAGCGACCTGACGCTGGCTTCCAAGGCGATGGTCCAGGCAGAAGCCATCGCGCGCAAGCTAGACCCTGAGCTCAAAGTTGTCGAGATTGCCGAGGCAGCCATCGAGCAGGCCGCCGCGCACCGCTTCGAGGCGCGGACGGTGATGACGCAGCTGTCACGGGACGCGCGCGATGCGGTGCGCCTGGCGAGGTCGCTTCCCCGGGTCATGGACCGGCTGTTGCACCAGATCGAGAGTGGGGCAGTGCAGGTGCATCTAGATGCCCCCGGCTGGAAGGACCAAGTGCGCCACTTGTCCACCATCGCTAACCGCCTCACGGCCGGGCTGGTGGTTATCGGGATGGCCGTTGGCTCGGCGATTGCGATGGGGGTTTCTCCCCAGGAGTCGTGGTCATTCATTCCAGTGCTGGGCGCGCTTGGCTTCAGCCTGTCGACAGCCCTCGGCGGCGTCTTGGTGTGGAGCGTGCTGCGGGATATGTGGCGGACGGGCCGCCAGAGGGATGGCGGGTAG
- a CDS encoding HAD family hydrolase: MPPTRAREGELAPSLRGVTFDWWGTLYQHREARRRRVQKILEVLAAHGVPVSQDEVEAAYLVAAETFDREWRAGRAYSPERWLDEILTQVDADIPESECLMLRRFMEEAMLDHPPEMVPGARDLLHDLHAAGVKLGLISDTGLTVGRVMRTILDRDGVLTFFQGLAFSDEVGVTKPNPLTFRRALEGMGVAPAEAVHVGDLPFTDVRGAKELGMRAVLITGVTGLPDDGQADAVVKDFAELRELFRAWRLLPPG; the protein is encoded by the coding sequence ATGCCGCCGACAAGAGCGCGGGAGGGTGAGTTGGCGCCATCGCTGCGGGGCGTGACTTTCGACTGGTGGGGGACGCTGTATCAGCATCGGGAGGCGCGCCGCCGCCGGGTGCAGAAGATCCTCGAAGTGCTGGCCGCTCACGGCGTTCCGGTGTCACAGGATGAGGTGGAAGCGGCCTATCTGGTGGCAGCCGAGACCTTCGACCGAGAGTGGCGCGCCGGCCGCGCCTACTCACCCGAGAGGTGGCTGGATGAGATCCTGACCCAGGTGGACGCCGACATCCCCGAGTCCGAGTGCCTGATGCTGCGCCGCTTCATGGAAGAGGCCATGCTCGACCACCCACCCGAGATGGTGCCCGGTGCCCGCGATCTACTCCACGACCTGCACGCTGCCGGGGTGAAGCTGGGGCTCATCTCCGACACCGGGCTGACGGTGGGAAGGGTGATGCGCACCATCCTGGACCGGGACGGCGTGCTGACCTTCTTCCAGGGCCTGGCCTTCTCGGACGAGGTGGGTGTGACCAAACCCAACCCGCTGACATTCCGGCGGGCTCTGGAAGGCATGGGGGTCGCGCCTGCCGAGGCGGTGCACGTCGGCGACCTGCCCTTCACCGACGTTCGAGGGGCGAAGGAGCTGGGCATGCGAGCGGTGCTGATCACGGGGGTCACCGGGCTGCCGGACGATGGTCAGGCGGACGCAGTGGTGAAGGACTTCGCCGAGCTGAGGGAGCTGTTTAGGGCGTGGCGGCTCCTGCCGCCTGGCTAG
- a CDS encoding dephospho-CoA kinase yields MYRIGLTGNIATGKTLVLRRLAEHGAFCVDADQVAHEVMERGQPAWADIREHFGESILDEHGEIRRAALAQVVFSDPEELQALERIVHPRVVERVESLLEGSNATVAVVEAIKLIESGLSERCHALWVTACSPKHQLKRLVRDRGLSPKEARARIQAQPHPGAKVCRADVLLVNEGTQAALLDLVDAEWRNIVDGQAPGQGAGPGRPYHSHGAWFVREGAYQAVAVPAGADRWRLLAPASTRMPRLLRPLIAALEAEAAHENKPPPGLLVPQRTGYCQFLQGMGYVEACRDGGEPGEALYCRRSR; encoded by the coding sequence ATGTACCGCATCGGCCTCACCGGCAACATAGCCACTGGCAAGACGCTAGTTCTCCGCCGGCTGGCCGAACACGGCGCCTTCTGCGTTGACGCGGACCAGGTGGCCCACGAGGTCATGGAACGGGGCCAACCCGCCTGGGCCGACATTCGCGAGCACTTCGGCGAGAGCATTCTCGACGAGCACGGAGAGATCCGGCGGGCCGCTCTCGCACAGGTGGTCTTCTCTGACCCGGAGGAGCTCCAGGCGCTCGAGAGGATCGTGCATCCCCGCGTTGTGGAGCGGGTCGAGTCGCTCCTGGAGGGCAGCAACGCCACCGTGGCGGTGGTAGAGGCCATCAAGCTCATCGAGTCGGGCCTGTCCGAGCGGTGCCACGCCCTCTGGGTCACTGCCTGCAGCCCCAAGCACCAGCTGAAGCGGTTGGTGCGCGACCGAGGCCTTTCCCCCAAAGAGGCGCGGGCCCGGATCCAGGCCCAGCCACACCCCGGTGCCAAGGTATGTCGGGCTGACGTGCTTCTGGTGAACGAGGGCACCCAGGCGGCGCTGCTGGACCTGGTGGATGCCGAGTGGAGGAACATCGTGGATGGTCAGGCTCCTGGGCAGGGCGCTGGACCTGGTAGACCCTATCACAGCCACGGCGCCTGGTTCGTCCGGGAGGGCGCGTACCAGGCAGTCGCCGTGCCGGCCGGTGCCGACCGCTGGCGGCTGCTGGCGCCGGCGTCCACCCGCATGCCGCGCCTGCTGCGGCCCTTAATAGCCGCGCTGGAAGCCGAGGCCGCCCACGAAAACAAGCCGCCGCCCGGTTTGCTCGTGCCCCAGCGCACCGGTTACTGTCAGTTCCTGCAGGGAATGGGGTACGTGGAGGCATGTCGCGATGGAGGAGAGCCAGGAGAAGCGCTCTACTGCCGCAGATCCCGATGA
- a CDS encoding ABC-F family ATP-binding cassette domain-containing protein → MSVVSGSGLAKYYGAQDVFRSVSFSLARGEKAGLIGPNGVGKTTLLRIIAGQEVPTEGSLHRASSISLGYLAQDAQIEGDCTLWEATLSALGSLRSLEEELRRLEAAIAESDDPALWRRYEDCEHRYQAAGGYDHEWRARQTLEGLGLGDSLNCPVSQLSGGQHTRARLAQLLLQRPDVLLLDEPTNHLDLEALAWLESFLQSWEGSIVAVSHDRYFLDAVAGTIWELTPEGLDRYRGNYSAYEAQKAQRLEHLRREYERQQEHIRATEAFIRRYKAGQRYREARGRQKRLDRLERIELPSQQRAMRVNLKAAARGGWVVLEAHDLAVGYAKGRPLFTIEDLILLRGERAALVGPNGSGKTTFLRTALGELEPLAGRLMLGHNVLPGYLSQAQDELHPGRTLVEEMLSVRELSLPEARDHLALFLFTEDDPFKRVGDLSGGERSRLALAKLTLQGTNFLVLDEPTNQLDMLSRDVLESVLSEYDGTILFVSHDRYFIDSLATQVWAIESGRLVAYPGDYSAYTAAKAAQGREREKRETAQRRPSPRSTPEARAAQREQRRRQERRVRLEAEIEEMEQRLAALEAQLAEAAEQEDWDTLRELGTDHEAVSQALARALRSWEEVA, encoded by the coding sequence ATGTCCGTCGTTTCTGGAAGCGGCCTGGCCAAGTACTACGGGGCCCAAGACGTCTTCAGATCGGTCTCCTTCTCCCTGGCCCGAGGCGAGAAAGCCGGCCTGATCGGGCCCAACGGGGTGGGCAAGACCACGCTGCTTCGCATCATCGCCGGCCAGGAGGTGCCCACCGAGGGCAGCCTGCATCGGGCCTCCAGCATAAGCCTGGGGTACCTGGCCCAGGATGCCCAGATCGAGGGAGACTGCACCCTGTGGGAGGCTACCCTCTCGGCGCTGGGGTCTCTGCGCTCCCTCGAGGAGGAACTGCGGCGGCTGGAGGCTGCCATTGCCGAGAGTGACGACCCGGCTCTCTGGCGCCGCTACGAGGACTGCGAGCACCGGTACCAGGCTGCGGGCGGCTACGACCACGAGTGGCGCGCCCGGCAGACGCTGGAGGGCTTGGGGCTGGGCGACAGCCTGAACTGCCCCGTGTCCCAACTGAGCGGAGGCCAGCACACCCGGGCCCGCCTGGCCCAGCTCCTCTTACAGCGGCCCGACGTCCTGCTTCTGGACGAGCCCACCAACCACCTGGACCTAGAAGCTCTCGCCTGGCTGGAGTCCTTCCTCCAGTCGTGGGAGGGCTCCATCGTAGCCGTCTCCCACGACCGCTACTTCCTGGATGCCGTCGCGGGTACCATATGGGAGCTCACCCCCGAGGGACTGGATCGCTACCGGGGCAACTACAGTGCCTACGAGGCTCAGAAGGCCCAGCGGCTGGAGCACCTTCGGCGGGAGTACGAGAGGCAGCAGGAACACATCCGCGCCACCGAAGCCTTCATCCGTCGGTACAAGGCCGGGCAGCGGTACCGGGAGGCTCGGGGACGACAGAAGCGGCTGGATCGCCTGGAGCGCATCGAGCTCCCCAGTCAGCAGCGCGCCATGCGGGTCAACCTTAAGGCGGCCGCCCGAGGCGGCTGGGTCGTCCTGGAAGCGCACGACCTGGCCGTCGGTTATGCGAAAGGCCGCCCTCTATTCACGATCGAAGACCTGATTCTGCTGCGGGGAGAAAGGGCGGCCCTGGTGGGACCGAACGGATCGGGCAAGACCACCTTCCTGCGCACAGCCCTGGGCGAGCTAGAGCCGCTGGCCGGTCGGCTCATGTTGGGGCACAATGTCCTGCCCGGCTACCTCTCTCAGGCCCAAGATGAGCTCCATCCGGGCCGTACTCTGGTCGAGGAGATGCTGTCGGTCAGGGAACTCAGCCTGCCCGAAGCCCGCGACCATCTGGCCCTCTTTCTATTCACAGAAGACGACCCCTTCAAGCGCGTGGGCGACTTGAGTGGGGGCGAGCGCAGCCGCCTGGCCCTGGCCAAGCTTACCCTTCAAGGGACCAACTTCCTGGTCCTAGACGAGCCCACCAACCAGCTCGACATGCTGTCCCGCGATGTTCTGGAGTCCGTGCTGAGCGAATACGACGGCACCATCCTCTTCGTCTCTCACGACCGCTACTTCATAGACTCACTGGCCACCCAGGTCTGGGCCATCGAGTCCGGCCGGCTGGTTGCCTACCCCGGGGACTACAGTGCATACACTGCAGCGAAAGCGGCCCAGGGCCGCGAGCGGGAGAAGCGCGAAACGGCGCAGCGCCGGCCCTCTCCCCGCTCTACCCCTGAGGCCCGCGCCGCTCAACGGGAGCAGCGGCGGCGACAGGAGCGGCGGGTCCGGCTGGAAGCCGAGATCGAGGAGATGGAGCAGAGGCTGGCTGCCCTGGAGGCCCAGCTCGCCGAGGCGGCCGAGCAGGAGGACTGGGACACCTTGCGCGAGCTAGGTACTGACCATGAGGCCGTCTCTCAGGCGCTAGCACGTGCCTTGCGCTCCTGGGAAGAAGTGGCCTGA